A DNA window from Mariprofundus aestuarium contains the following coding sequences:
- a CDS encoding transporter substrate-binding domain-containing protein, translating to MLGRVPGRAFNATLLAFALLFMLLPPHLSFSTEPQKLTQEELQWIEDHPVIRLAPDPTFHPFEFFDDTGSFQGIAADYMKLLEGKLGLRFEPAQLKDWLEVISQIKDSRVDMISAVMKTAERSEFLNFTEPYLKYPYVIVSRQDAQQVVDLHQLKGKKLAVVNKYAIHEFLERDHPELTLVPVADFNEGLRGVSFGKYDAFVANLASLSYFIDKEGITNLRVIGESGYFINLSIVVRKNMPELIPILNKGLAMVSDKERSAIFNKWIKLAEPPRQWWQLSREQLMVLFGMLAAMIMLGVLAWNYQLRKTVAHRTHALDVNIERLNKAESISHLGSWEWNIVTNELHWSDEIYRIFGVPPQEFAATYEGFVKYIHPDDRAKVQQAVDNALANKKPYGVEHRIIRDDGIERTVYEMGEIELDAQGTPLRMLGTVHDLTEQKHLERQLHHSRKMEALGTLIGGIAHDFNNKMGGITGNIYLARKEAAALPRLSERLKTAEALSFEVSAVIKQLITFTQREHIEKEVINLNPCIEEALASYRHEVPARITLHADLPERTFMISGDDLQLQQAIIKIVDNAVDAVADIPHPMIQVSCDLFEADEAFSNSHTDLNGKRFAHLEIKDNGSGIPAENMEHIFEPFFTTKNAIKGQGLGLSVAYGMIQNHHGTVEINSSPGIGTSVHVYLPLLEKA from the coding sequence TTGCTCGGCAGAGTGCCAGGCAGAGCCTTCAACGCCACACTGCTGGCATTTGCACTTCTCTTCATGCTTCTTCCCCCACACCTCTCCTTCAGCACGGAACCACAGAAGCTTACCCAGGAAGAGCTTCAATGGATTGAGGATCACCCGGTCATTCGACTGGCACCGGACCCGACATTCCATCCGTTTGAATTTTTTGACGACACTGGTTCGTTTCAGGGGATCGCGGCGGACTATATGAAACTACTGGAAGGGAAGCTTGGTCTTCGTTTTGAACCGGCACAACTAAAGGACTGGCTTGAGGTGATCTCACAGATCAAGGATAGCAGGGTCGACATGATCAGTGCTGTGATGAAAACTGCGGAACGATCGGAATTCCTGAACTTTACTGAACCCTATCTGAAATACCCTTACGTGATCGTTTCCAGACAGGATGCCCAGCAGGTGGTCGACCTTCATCAGCTTAAGGGTAAGAAGCTTGCCGTAGTAAACAAATATGCCATTCACGAGTTTCTCGAGAGAGACCACCCCGAACTGACCCTGGTTCCGGTTGCTGATTTCAATGAAGGCCTGCGAGGTGTTTCTTTTGGCAAGTATGACGCCTTTGTCGCCAACTTGGCATCGCTCTCTTACTTCATTGATAAGGAGGGGATCACGAATCTCCGCGTCATTGGCGAAAGCGGCTATTTCATCAACCTCTCCATTGTTGTCCGCAAAAACATGCCTGAACTGATCCCTATTTTGAATAAGGGGCTTGCCATGGTCAGCGATAAGGAGAGGTCGGCAATTTTCAATAAGTGGATCAAGCTTGCAGAGCCACCCAGGCAGTGGTGGCAGCTGAGCCGGGAGCAGCTCATGGTCCTGTTCGGCATGCTGGCCGCCATGATCATGCTGGGTGTTTTGGCCTGGAACTACCAGCTGCGGAAAACAGTAGCTCACCGTACACATGCACTTGATGTGAATATAGAGCGGTTGAATAAAGCTGAAAGCATCTCCCACCTGGGCAGTTGGGAGTGGAATATTGTCACGAATGAGCTTCACTGGTCGGATGAAATTTACCGGATATTTGGCGTGCCTCCCCAGGAGTTTGCAGCCACGTATGAGGGGTTCGTAAAATATATTCACCCGGATGACAGGGCTAAGGTACAACAGGCAGTCGATAACGCGTTGGCAAACAAAAAGCCATACGGTGTAGAGCACAGGATCATCAGGGATGATGGGATTGAAAGAACGGTCTATGAGATGGGTGAGATTGAGTTGGACGCACAAGGAACGCCACTACGCATGCTGGGAACTGTTCATGATTTGACCGAACAGAAGCACCTAGAGAGGCAGCTACATCATTCGAGGAAGATGGAAGCGCTGGGAACATTGATTGGAGGGATTGCCCACGACTTTAACAACAAAATGGGGGGAATTACCGGAAATATTTATCTGGCACGAAAAGAGGCGGCAGCTCTGCCCAGGTTGTCAGAGAGGCTGAAGACTGCAGAGGCTCTCTCCTTTGAAGTATCGGCGGTGATTAAGCAGCTGATCACATTTACCCAGAGGGAGCATATTGAGAAAGAGGTGATTAATCTGAATCCATGCATTGAGGAGGCCTTGGCATCGTACAGACATGAGGTGCCTGCAAGAATCACGCTCCATGCTGACCTGCCCGAAAGGACTTTTATGATCAGTGGCGATGACCTTCAACTTCAGCAGGCAATCATTAAAATAGTGGATAATGCAGTTGATGCTGTGGCTGATATTCCACACCCAATGATCCAGGTCAGCTGTGACTTGTTTGAAGCCGATGAAGCGTTCAGCAATAGCCACACTGACCTGAACGGGAAGCGTTTTGCTCATCTGGAGATTAAAGACAACGGCTCAGGAATCCCGGCTGAAAACATGGAACACATTTTTGAACCATTTTTCACGACAAAGAATGCAATCAAAGGGCAAGGACTGGGCCTGTCCGTTGCCTATGGTATGATTCAAAATCACCATGGCACAGTCGAGATTAACAGCTCCCCCGGGATTGGAACCTCTGTGCATGTTTACCTGCCCCTCTTGGAAAAGGCGTAA
- a CDS encoding citrate synthase, producing MIKHDVEFSLDGKPVSGQLPLLEGTEGPAAIDIRQLYQNHGLLTFDPGFKSTASCKSSITYIDGDQGILRYRGYPIEELGRTCSFTEVTHLLIYGELPDSAGLTSFNHTIHEHNLLHEQVISFYRGFRRDAHPMAVMVGVVGALSAFYQDLQDYSQPDQQMKAAIRLFAKMPTIAAASYTYSIGRPARYPDNRLDYASNLLQMMFGKPNEAYEVDPVIAKALDLILILHADHEQNASTSTVRMAASSGANPFACIASGIATLWGPAHGGANEAVLNMLEEIGSIENIPNAIRRAKDRNDPFRLMGFGHRVYKNHDPRSAIIRDMTKSVLKHLNMEDDPLLAIALELERVALSDAYFIEKKLYPNVDFYSGILLSAMGFPRRMFTALFAVARTSGWVSHWLELKNDTTHGIDRPRQLYVGSSLRHVERR from the coding sequence ATGATTAAACATGATGTTGAATTCAGCCTTGATGGCAAACCTGTTTCAGGCCAGCTCCCTCTTCTTGAGGGGACTGAAGGACCTGCGGCAATTGATATCCGCCAGCTCTATCAGAATCATGGTCTGCTCACATTTGACCCCGGCTTCAAATCCACTGCATCCTGCAAAAGTTCAATTACCTATATCGATGGTGATCAGGGCATATTAAGGTACCGGGGTTACCCGATCGAAGAGCTTGGCAGAACATGCAGCTTTACCGAGGTCACACACCTTTTGATCTATGGTGAGTTGCCCGACAGCGCAGGGCTGACTTCTTTTAACCATACCATCCATGAACATAACCTGTTGCATGAGCAGGTGATCAGTTTTTACCGAGGCTTTCGGCGCGATGCGCACCCTATGGCGGTGATGGTGGGTGTGGTTGGCGCCTTGTCGGCCTTTTATCAGGATCTTCAGGATTACAGTCAGCCCGATCAGCAGATGAAGGCGGCTATCCGGCTGTTTGCAAAGATGCCGACTATTGCAGCGGCCTCTTACACATACAGCATCGGCCGCCCCGCCCGCTATCCCGATAATCGTCTCGACTACGCGAGTAACCTTCTGCAGATGATGTTTGGCAAGCCCAATGAGGCGTATGAGGTCGATCCTGTGATTGCCAAGGCGCTCGACCTTATTCTAATTCTGCATGCCGATCATGAGCAGAATGCCTCGACCTCGACCGTGCGCATGGCCGCTTCCTCAGGGGCCAACCCCTTTGCCTGCATCGCCTCAGGTATCGCAACCCTGTGGGGGCCTGCACATGGCGGCGCCAATGAGGCTGTTTTGAATATGCTCGAGGAGATTGGTTCGATTGAGAATATCCCCAACGCCATTCGCCGCGCCAAAGACCGTAATGATCCTTTCCGTCTGATGGGCTTTGGCCACCGGGTTTATAAAAACCATGATCCCCGCTCGGCTATTATCCGAGATATGACCAAATCGGTTCTGAAGCACCTGAACATGGAAGATGACCCGCTGCTGGCCATAGCGCTGGAGTTGGAGCGCGTGGCTCTGAGTGATGCATATTTCATTGAAAAGAAGCTCTATCCCAATGTCGATTTTTACTCAGGCATTCTGTTAAGCGCGATGGGTTTTCCGCGCCGTATGTTTACCGCACTGTTTGCCGTAGCCCGCACCTCAGGCTGGGTAAGTCACTGGCTGGAGTTGAAAAATGACACTACCCACGGTATCGACCGTCCTCGCCAGCTCTATGTGGGCTCAAGCCTTCGTCATGTGGAGAGGCGGTAG
- a CDS encoding LysR family transcriptional regulator has product MDVDLIRTFIQVAKTRHFRKAAEQLFLTQSAVSARIKLLEERLGAKLFERSKHQVSLTTAGVRFMTHAENLMASWALACQEVRLPESATSALVVGATDTLWNIFLTDWIIENSAIFPQMMIHSELHTADSLMPSLLDGSLDIAVMFDAPALPRLHVEELGDIPLIMVANREGLSPEEALASRFVDVDWGETFAVAMQQHYGGEVPALLHTSVGKVALEVILKSGGAAYLPQPMVASHLSGRTLFPVAGSPVIVRPVYAARLSGKENDETLNSTVALMRSCLNSRL; this is encoded by the coding sequence ATGGATGTTGATCTGATCCGAACATTTATTCAGGTAGCAAAAACTCGGCATTTTCGCAAAGCGGCCGAACAGCTATTTCTGACGCAATCGGCTGTCAGCGCCCGCATCAAACTTCTGGAAGAACGTTTAGGCGCAAAGCTTTTCGAACGCAGCAAACATCAGGTTTCCCTGACCACCGCAGGTGTACGCTTCATGACCCACGCTGAGAACCTAATGGCCTCATGGGCTCTCGCTTGTCAGGAGGTTCGTCTGCCCGAATCTGCCACCTCTGCCCTTGTGGTAGGGGCTACCGACACCCTGTGGAATATATTCCTTACAGACTGGATCATAGAGAACAGCGCTATCTTCCCACAGATGATGATCCACTCAGAGCTGCATACCGCTGACTCGCTGATGCCTTCCCTGCTCGATGGCTCGCTTGATATAGCTGTCATGTTCGATGCCCCCGCCCTGCCACGCCTTCATGTTGAAGAACTGGGAGACATCCCGCTCATCATGGTGGCCAACAGGGAGGGCCTGAGCCCTGAGGAGGCACTTGCATCCCGCTTTGTAGATGTGGATTGGGGAGAGACCTTTGCTGTCGCCATGCAGCAGCATTACGGTGGCGAGGTTCCAGCGCTACTGCATACCAGCGTTGGCAAGGTAGCGCTTGAGGTAATCCTTAAATCAGGTGGTGCTGCCTACCTGCCCCAGCCAATGGTCGCCAGCCACCTTTCAGGTCGCACCCTTTTTCCAGTTGCTGGCAGCCCTGTGATTGTCAGGCCTGTTTATGCGGCACGGCTATCAGGCAAGGAGAACGATGAAACACTTAATAGTACGGTTGCACTGATGCGCAGCTGCCTGAATAGCCGGCTATAG
- a CDS encoding c-type cytochrome, with protein MKKALFIAAAAAFVMGGVMTAEASELGKCKACHNLDSADKKVGPGLKGIAGAKQGSAEGFKYGSYLAAQNAAGAVWDDAALEAWICDSKGVAKAAHGKSKMPNQKVCGDAAKAAVAELKAL; from the coding sequence ATGAAAAAAGCACTGTTTATCGCAGCCGCGGCTGCATTTGTCATGGGTGGTGTGATGACCGCCGAAGCTAGCGAACTGGGCAAGTGTAAAGCTTGTCATAACCTGGATTCTGCAGACAAGAAGGTTGGTCCAGGCCTGAAAGGTATTGCTGGAGCTAAGCAGGGTTCTGCTGAAGGCTTCAAGTATGGTTCATACCTGGCAGCGCAGAACGCTGCTGGCGCAGTATGGGATGACGCAGCTCTGGAAGCATGGATTTGCGATTCCAAAGGTGTAGCCAAAGCTGCACACGGCAAGTCCAAGATGCCTAACCAGAAAGTATGTGGCGATGCTGCCAAGGCAGCTGTTGCTGAGCTGAAAGCTCTGTAA
- a CDS encoding FKBP-type peptidyl-prolyl cis-trans isomerase, which translates to MQISNHKVVSFHYTLTNDAGETIDSSVGGDPLAYLHGEENIIPGLENALEGKAVGDKLNVSLEAADAYGEYNPALTEVVPSSMFEGVDKIEAGMEFRAETSEGVQVVRIAEVDGDNITVDGNHPLAGQRLNFDVEIAEIREASAEELEHGHIHSGEECCA; encoded by the coding sequence ATGCAGATCAGCAACCATAAAGTCGTATCATTTCACTATACCCTGACCAATGATGCCGGAGAGACTATCGACTCATCCGTTGGCGGTGATCCGCTTGCCTACCTACATGGTGAAGAGAATATCATTCCTGGACTTGAGAATGCGCTGGAAGGCAAAGCTGTTGGCGATAAGTTGAATGTATCCCTTGAGGCTGCCGATGCCTATGGTGAGTACAATCCGGCACTGACAGAGGTTGTGCCGAGCTCAATGTTTGAAGGTGTTGATAAGATTGAGGCCGGCATGGAGTTCCGTGCTGAGACATCCGAGGGTGTTCAGGTTGTACGCATTGCTGAAGTTGATGGCGACAATATCACAGTTGATGGCAACCACCCACTGGCTGGCCAGCGCCTGAACTTCGATGTTGAAATCGCAGAGATTCGTGAGGCAAGTGCAGAAGAGTTGGAGCACGGTCACATCCACAGCGGCGAAGAGTGCTGCGCTTAA
- a CDS encoding aminoglycoside phosphotransferase family protein, protein MADLERGKQRSDWLNRVLGDSYECIPLAGDASFRRYFRVTDAENCYVLMDAPPPHEDVAPFLAVLSWFERAGIRVSRLFAEEREQGFLLLEDFGDITWASCREAGGDLIPLFEDALHQLHLLQGSDPGMVLPSFDMARMRRECDLYLDWYLPKVAGLEATAGQREQFHNALTETLNSLLALPQVPVHLDYHSRNLMLPGGKLPLGMIDYQDAVMGPVTYDLASLLYDCYQDYPEEHRQQWSRLFFERLPQPLAGSFENFEQWHHILRLTALQRHIKAIGIFGRLAHRDGKKQFLDEIPLTRKHLLDEMRALGMDRDHFPLLFIKPGEC, encoded by the coding sequence ATGGCTGATCTGGAGCGGGGCAAGCAGCGAAGTGACTGGCTGAACCGGGTTCTGGGTGACAGTTATGAGTGTATTCCACTTGCCGGAGATGCTTCATTTCGCCGCTATTTTAGGGTGACTGATGCAGAGAACTGTTATGTGTTGATGGACGCACCACCTCCGCATGAAGACGTGGCCCCTTTTCTGGCTGTGCTCAGCTGGTTTGAGCGTGCCGGCATCCGTGTCTCCAGGCTGTTTGCCGAGGAGAGGGAACAGGGGTTCCTGCTGCTGGAGGATTTCGGTGATATTACCTGGGCAAGCTGTCGCGAAGCTGGGGGCGACCTGATTCCACTGTTCGAGGATGCCCTACATCAGTTGCATCTGCTGCAGGGCTCTGATCCCGGAATGGTTTTGCCTTCCTTTGATATGGCAAGAATGCGGCGCGAATGTGATCTCTATCTCGACTGGTACCTGCCGAAGGTTGCTGGCCTTGAAGCAACGGCCGGGCAGCGCGAGCAGTTTCATAATGCGCTTACTGAAACACTGAATTCGCTGCTGGCTCTTCCACAGGTGCCGGTACACTTGGACTACCACAGTCGCAACCTGATGCTTCCGGGCGGTAAATTGCCGCTGGGTATGATCGACTATCAGGATGCCGTGATGGGGCCTGTTACTTACGATCTGGCATCACTGCTTTACGACTGCTATCAGGATTATCCTGAAGAACATCGTCAGCAGTGGAGTCGCTTATTCTTTGAAAGGTTGCCGCAACCGTTGGCAGGTAGTTTTGAGAATTTTGAGCAGTGGCATCATATATTGCGGCTGACCGCACTGCAGCGCCATATTAAGGCGATCGGTATTTTCGGGCGTCTGGCGCATCGGGATGGCAAGAAACAGTTCCTCGATGAGATACCATTGACCCGGAAACACCTGCTGGATGAGATGCGTGCTCTAGGTATGGATCGCGACCATTTCCCCCTTCTTTTTATAAAGCCGGGAGAGTGTTGA
- a CDS encoding SPOR domain-containing protein, translated as MARDFAKAQSPSRSDKKRESGGSLPVLGIVVIAGLCFATGFWVGGNQNSPAAGSVSRADLDSFRSELDKKNAATEVLQAKIEMLQEQVEQWKQKAGADAHTKVGDLKFYQELPKQSVMPAPVADSKPAEARAMDRSLEVAAPKQVSAHQPISDTKEKETAVVSYRIQVGSFKARADAVGLQSKLMKSGFSGFVHTVDLPDRGQWFRVYAGPYPDKEQARDGVRDILDRMKIRGLLVNDG; from the coding sequence ATGGCGCGGGACTTTGCAAAAGCCCAGTCACCATCCCGTTCGGATAAGAAGAGGGAGAGCGGCGGCAGCCTGCCGGTTCTGGGGATTGTTGTTATTGCAGGACTCTGTTTTGCGACAGGTTTCTGGGTGGGTGGTAACCAGAATAGTCCGGCTGCTGGCAGTGTCTCTCGCGCCGATCTCGATAGCTTCCGCTCAGAACTGGACAAAAAGAACGCTGCGACCGAAGTGCTTCAGGCAAAGATAGAGATGTTGCAGGAGCAGGTAGAGCAGTGGAAGCAGAAGGCCGGTGCTGATGCCCATACCAAGGTGGGGGATCTGAAGTTTTATCAGGAGCTTCCCAAGCAGTCGGTGATGCCGGCCCCTGTTGCCGATTCGAAGCCGGCAGAGGCAAGGGCGATGGACAGGTCGCTGGAGGTTGCTGCCCCGAAGCAGGTATCTGCACACCAGCCTATTTCAGATACAAAAGAAAAAGAAACCGCGGTTGTCAGCTACCGTATTCAGGTTGGCTCCTTTAAAGCCCGTGCTGATGCAGTCGGACTGCAGTCGAAGCTTATGAAGTCGGGGTTTTCCGGTTTTGTTCATACCGTCGACCTTCCGGATCGAGGTCAGTGGTTCAGGGTTTATGCAGGCCCCTACCCGGACAAGGAGCAGGCCAGAGATGGCGTGCGCGATATTCTGGACAGGATGAAAATCAGAGGACTGCTGGTGAACGATGGCTGA
- the argS gene encoding arginine--tRNA ligase: protein MKQALEQALQQALELLLKDIEGAEAPGVQLTRTKSREHGDYATNAAMPLARLLKKSPQQIAANILDLVQWPDAVDSAEIAGPGFINIRLKQASEAGVLKTILLAGDKYGHAPLVANAEKVNLEFVSANPTGPMHVGHARGAVVGDVLGRLLAVCGRDVHREYYINDAGAQIGVLAESVWLRMRELEGESIELPESAYPGAYVIDIARALLERVDFQTLIAMNEDERAKLIGREAVAANMALIRDDLGALNIAFDLYFSESGLHESGRVLELIEKLKADGIVYSGTLPPPKGKEVDDYEPVEQLLFRTTDFGDDVDRPLAKQDGTPTYFAADIAYHVDKFQRGFGRMIDVWGADHGGYVTRVHAAMKALTGLEAQPDVLLVQMVNLTRDGKPVRMSKRAGTFVTLREVVDEVGADAVRFNFMTRRVESQLDFDLEVAKKKNDENPVYYVQYAYARVCAILRKAEEEGVVLADVEDVDVSVLIAHEEQRLIAHMLAYPELLIKAADKLEPYRVATYTMRLAADFHSFYHKHRVVTEDAKLTAARLLLAKAVAQVIRNGLAVLGVSSPERM from the coding sequence GTGAAACAGGCTTTAGAACAGGCACTGCAGCAGGCATTGGAACTGTTGCTCAAGGATATCGAGGGTGCAGAGGCACCAGGTGTGCAGCTGACGCGCACCAAAAGCAGGGAGCATGGTGACTATGCTACAAATGCAGCGATGCCGCTGGCGCGCCTGCTTAAAAAAAGCCCGCAACAGATTGCAGCCAACATTCTTGATCTTGTGCAGTGGCCGGATGCGGTTGACTCTGCGGAAATTGCCGGTCCGGGCTTTATCAATATCCGCCTGAAGCAGGCGAGTGAAGCTGGCGTACTGAAGACCATTCTGCTGGCCGGTGATAAGTACGGTCATGCACCGCTTGTTGCAAATGCGGAGAAGGTGAATCTCGAGTTTGTCTCTGCCAATCCGACAGGTCCGATGCATGTTGGTCATGCCCGTGGTGCGGTTGTCGGCGATGTGCTGGGACGCCTGCTGGCTGTCTGCGGTCGTGATGTACACCGCGAATACTATATCAATGATGCCGGTGCCCAGATCGGTGTGCTAGCTGAATCTGTCTGGCTTCGTATGCGCGAACTGGAGGGCGAAAGCATCGAGCTTCCTGAATCTGCATATCCGGGTGCATATGTGATCGATATCGCCAGAGCACTGCTTGAACGGGTTGACTTCCAGACCCTAATCGCCATGAATGAAGATGAACGGGCGAAGCTGATTGGTCGCGAGGCGGTTGCGGCTAACATGGCGCTGATCCGCGATGATCTCGGAGCGCTGAATATCGCCTTCGATCTCTACTTCTCAGAAAGCGGCCTGCATGAGTCCGGCCGTGTACTTGAGCTGATTGAAAAGCTTAAGGCCGATGGCATTGTCTATTCAGGCACCCTGCCACCTCCGAAGGGTAAAGAGGTTGATGATTATGAACCGGTGGAGCAGCTGCTTTTCCGCACCACTGACTTTGGTGATGATGTGGACCGTCCATTGGCCAAGCAGGATGGTACGCCTACCTACTTTGCTGCAGATATCGCATACCATGTCGATAAATTCCAGCGCGGTTTTGGCCGCATGATTGATGTCTGGGGCGCTGATCATGGTGGTTATGTCACCCGTGTCCATGCGGCAATGAAAGCGCTGACAGGGCTTGAGGCACAGCCGGATGTGCTGCTCGTGCAGATGGTGAACCTGACCCGCGATGGTAAACCGGTACGTATGTCCAAGCGGGCAGGCACCTTTGTTACCCTGCGCGAGGTGGTTGATGAGGTGGGGGCAGATGCTGTCCGTTTTAACTTCATGACCCGCAGGGTTGAGAGCCAGCTCGATTTCGATCTTGAGGTTGCCAAGAAGAAGAATGATGAAAACCCGGTCTATTATGTGCAGTACGCCTATGCCCGCGTTTGCGCGATCCTGCGCAAGGCTGAGGAGGAGGGTGTTGTTCTTGCCGATGTGGAAGATGTTGATGTTTCCGTGTTGATTGCACATGAAGAACAACGTCTGATTGCGCACATGCTGGCTTATCCAGAACTGCTGATAAAGGCGGCGGATAAGCTTGAACCTTACCGGGTGGCAACCTATACGATGCGCTTGGCTGCCGATTTCCACAGTTTCTATCACAAACACCGTGTTGTGACAGAGGATGCCAAACTGACTGCGGCACGCCTGCTGTTGGCCAAGGCCGTTGCTCAGGTTATTCGTAATGGCTTGGCTGTCCTCGGCGTCTCCTCTCCGGAGCGTATGTAA
- the mutM gene encoding bifunctional DNA-formamidopyrimidine glycosylase/DNA-(apurinic or apyrimidinic site) lyase translates to MPELPEVETVRTGLEPLLVGREISGVTCFRKQLRYPLPDLTGLVGQRIEAVARRSKYLLFQLSGGQTLVWHLGMTGQFHLLSQQSEKGAHEHVSIDLSDGHSLRYRDARRFGYAGLLSPAELLSHPWFATLGPEPLGPLFNCDHLIAVCQGRKAPIKTVIMNATNVVGVGNIYAAESLFRAGIHPARAAGKISKKRLLLLIHVIQQVLQEAIEAGGSSISDFVNTEGKPGYFSHAFQVYGREGAACSRCTKKIKRMVQAGRSTFYCPGCQH, encoded by the coding sequence ATGCCCGAATTGCCTGAGGTCGAGACCGTTCGAACCGGGCTGGAGCCGTTGCTTGTGGGGCGTGAAATCAGTGGTGTAACCTGTTTTCGTAAGCAGCTTCGTTATCCGCTTCCTGATCTGACAGGGCTGGTAGGGCAACGCATTGAAGCGGTCGCAAGACGATCGAAATATCTTCTGTTTCAACTAAGTGGCGGGCAAACACTGGTCTGGCATCTGGGTATGACCGGCCAGTTTCATCTACTGTCACAACAGAGTGAAAAGGGAGCCCATGAACATGTTTCTATTGATCTCTCCGACGGGCATAGCCTGCGTTATCGCGATGCACGACGATTTGGCTATGCGGGGCTGCTGAGTCCAGCAGAGCTGCTTTCACACCCATGGTTTGCCACGCTGGGGCCGGAGCCTCTGGGCCCGCTGTTCAACTGTGACCACCTTATAGCTGTCTGTCAGGGCAGGAAGGCACCCATTAAAACAGTTATCATGAATGCGACCAATGTGGTTGGTGTGGGCAATATCTATGCCGCTGAATCGCTGTTCAGAGCGGGTATTCACCCAGCCAGAGCGGCGGGAAAGATATCAAAAAAGAGGCTGCTGCTGCTCATTCATGTGATCCAACAGGTGTTGCAAGAGGCGATTGAGGCTGGCGGCAGTAGTATCAGTGATTTTGTGAATACAGAGGGTAAACCCGGATACTTTTCTCACGCATTTCAGGTTTATGGGCGGGAAGGAGCCGCCTGCTCGCGTTGCACAAAAAAGATTAAACGTATGGTACAGGCGGGTCGAAGTACCTTTTACTGTCCCGGGTGCCAGCATTGA
- the def gene encoding peptide deformylase, protein MQFEILKHPDERLRRKALVVESFDDDLGHLFKRLEVTMRAGPGGVGIAAPQVGENRRLVVVDCSESLRPCKNHGLLYLANPQIESVEGESLGREGCLSVPDWVGMVPRAKTIRVSYDDIHGRRQSIEAIGFEARVIQHEIDHLDGVLFTDRVISSKGLVRRMAS, encoded by the coding sequence ATGCAGTTCGAAATCCTGAAACACCCGGATGAGCGGCTGCGCCGCAAGGCGCTGGTTGTCGAGTCCTTTGATGATGATCTTGGCCATCTGTTTAAGCGGCTGGAGGTGACGATGCGGGCAGGACCTGGCGGCGTCGGTATTGCAGCGCCGCAGGTGGGGGAAAACCGCCGGCTTGTGGTGGTTGATTGCAGCGAAAGTTTACGCCCGTGTAAAAATCATGGCCTGCTCTATCTGGCCAATCCGCAGATTGAATCTGTAGAAGGGGAGTCGCTGGGAAGGGAGGGTTGCCTTTCGGTGCCTGACTGGGTGGGCATGGTTCCGAGGGCAAAAACCATTCGTGTCAGTTATGATGATATCCATGGCAGGCGGCAAAGTATCGAAGCGATCGGTTTTGAGGCGCGGGTGATCCAGCATGAGATCGACCACCTCGACGGGGTTCTGTTTACTGACCGCGTTATTTCAAGCAAGGGGCTTGTGAGAAGGATGGCCAGTTAA
- a CDS encoding glycine cleavage system protein R, which translates to MSNVLLSISGHDRPGIVRDVAESMLHLKANIEDSSMTALRGRFTMMLIVKLPEDRSIGELKAALAELEQRTRLTVQSQVISDEEASCQAQEPDHVITVHGADTVGIVHAVTNALASLNVAIVDVSTQSRESDEGDVYLMVLEVAASDQSEAMQAALKNVAGDLDIDIDVHQLDDAVL; encoded by the coding sequence ATGTCGAATGTACTTTTATCTATCTCCGGGCACGACCGTCCGGGCATTGTTCGTGATGTGGCCGAATCGATGCTGCATCTGAAGGCCAACATCGAGGATTCATCGATGACTGCCCTGCGTGGCCGTTTCACGATGATGTTGATTGTGAAGCTACCTGAAGACAGAAGTATCGGTGAGCTTAAAGCGGCACTGGCGGAGCTTGAGCAGCGCACACGCCTGACCGTGCAGTCGCAGGTGATCAGTGACGAGGAGGCCTCCTGTCAGGCACAGGAGCCGGATCATGTCATTACTGTACATGGCGCAGATACAGTAGGCATCGTACATGCGGTGACCAATGCGCTGGCATCATTGAATGTCGCTATTGTTGATGTGTCGACCCAGTCGCGTGAATCTGATGAGGGTGATGTCTACCTGATGGTGCTTGAAGTGGCGGCTTCCGATCAAAGCGAGGCGATGCAGGCTGCCCTGAAGAATGTTGCTGGTGACCTCGATATCGATATCGATGTGCATCAACTGGATGACGCTGTTCTCTGA